One Tissierellales bacterium DNA window includes the following coding sequences:
- a CDS encoding YkgJ family cysteine cluster protein — MINRINFEDISDGKTYDINDLVRADAGGCEGCSACCHGVGDLFSLNPYDIYQIKKNLNVSFDELIEDKIELVLEKKFRLPHLKMYGDDERCSFLNQDNRCSIHEYRPDVCRLFPLGRVYEKRDFKYFLQKGACVKTKLGKVKIKKWLSIDNYSENKKFILMWHGIVKALEFRLKFVRSDEELEAIGKDLLDTFYRIDISESEDFYEMFFDIVEDAKSRLGII, encoded by the coding sequence ATGATAAATAGAATAAATTTTGAGGATATTTCAGATGGAAAAACATATGATATAAATGATTTAGTCAGAGCAGATGCTGGTGGATGTGAAGGATGTAGTGCCTGTTGTCATGGAGTTGGTGATCTTTTTTCGTTAAATCCATATGACATTTATCAGATAAAAAAGAATTTGAATGTCTCATTTGATGAATTAATTGAAGACAAGATAGAATTGGTATTAGAAAAGAAATTTAGATTACCGCATTTGAAAATGTATGGTGATGATGAAAGATGTTCGTTTTTGAATCAAGATAATAGATGTTCTATACATGAATATAGACCAGATGTATGTAGATTGTTTCCACTAGGTAGAGTTTATGAAAAGAGGGATTTTAAATATTTTTTACAAAAAGGAGCATGCGTCAAAACTAAACTTGGAAAGGTAAAAATAAAAAAATGGCTTAGCATTGATAATTATAGTGAAAATAAAAAATTCATATTGATGTGGCATGGCATAGTCAAAGCTCTTGAGTTTAGATTGAAATTTGTAAGAAGTGATGAAGAACTTGAGGCTATAGGGAAAGATTTATTAGATACATTTTATCGTATTGATATATCTGAGAGTGAAGATTTTTATGAAATGTTTTTTGATATAGTTGAAGATGCAAAGTCAAGACTTGGAATAATTTAA